In Zymoseptoria tritici IPO323 chromosome 7, whole genome shotgun sequence, a single genomic region encodes these proteins:
- a CDS encoding FKBP peptidyl-prolyl cis-trans isomerase (FKBP-type peptidyl-prolyl cis-trans isomerase) — protein sequence MGVTKELISAGDGQTRAQKGDTITMEYTGTLESGKQFDSSVGRGDFKTKIGVGQVIKGWDEGVLSTEGGMTLGEKARLTITGDYAYGQQGYPGLIPPNATLIFDVQLKAINGKTA from the exons ATGGGTGTCACCAAGGAactcatctccgccggcgacGGCCAGACTCGTGCCCAGAAGGGCGACACCATCACCATGGAGTACACCGGTACCCTCGAGTCCGGCAAGCA ATTCGACTCCTCCGTCGGTCGCGGCGACTTCAAGACCAAGATCGGCGTCGGCCAGGTCATCAAGGGCTGGGACGAGGGCGTCCTCTCCACCGAAGGCGGCATGACGCTCGGCGAGAAGGCTAGGTTAACCATCACTGG TGACTACGCGTACGGACAGCAGGGCTACCCGGGTCTCATCCCGCCGAATGCTACTCTCATCTT CGATGTCCAGCTCAAGGCCATCAACGGCAAGACGGCCTAG
- a CDS encoding geranylgeranyl transferase type 2 subunit beta, whose amino-acid sequence MSLAAGPGRGGGGGSKDGPGQLPSELQLVTEKHVAYIQSLDTRKDELEYHLTEHLRISGIYWGLVSLHLLGQPDALPREGLLDFVFDCLHDNGGFGAAPRHDPHLLYTVSSVQVLAMLDAFDELENRVTDGKMKVARYLAGLQQPNGTFAGDCWGETDTRFLYAALNALSLLNMLPAQRPDIPPLIDVTAATNYIKSCQNSDGGFGVAPGAESHSGQVFTCVSALAIAGELDSYLGDDGKDRLAAWLSERQLPSGGLNGRPEKLVDVCYSWWVLTGLALIGRLHWIDKEKLTTFILQCQDPDHGGIADRPGDMVDVFHTCFGTAGLSLLGYPGLLEVDPAYCMPKHITDKVLGR is encoded by the exons ATGTCGCTCGCTGCAGGGCCTGGTCgtggaggtggcggcggcAGTAAAGATGGCCCAGGCCAGCTTCCGAGTGAGCTTCAATTGGTGACAGAGAAGCATGTGGCATATATTCAGAGCTTGGACACT CGCAAAGACGAACTCGAATACCACCTCACCGAACACCTGCGAATCAGCGGCATCTACTGGGGTCTTGTATCCCTCCATCTACTCGGGCAACCCGATGCGCTGCCACGAGAAGGCCTCCTCGATTTTGTCTTCGACTGTCTTCACGACAATGGCGGCTTCGGCGCAGCGCCTCGTCACGACCCACACCTCCTCTATACTGTGTCCTCTGTGCAGGTCTTGGCGATGCTCGATGCGTTTGATGAGCTGGAGAACAGAGTCACGGACGGTAAGATGAAGGTTGCCAGATACCTCGCAGGGCTACAGCAACCAAATGGAACATTCGCGGGAGACTGTTGGGGAGAAACGGACACACGCTTCTTGTATGCAGCACTCAATGCGCTATCGCTGCTGAACATGCTGCCGGCTCAGCGACCCGACATACCGCCACTGATAGATGTGACTGCCGCGACCAACTACATCAAATCATGCCAGAACTCGGATGGTGGATTTGGAGTGGCACCGGGAGCGGAGTCTCATTCTGGACAGGTCTTCACCTGCGTGAGCGCACTGGCGATAGCAGGAGAGCTCGATTCATACTTAGGCGACGATGGCAAGGACAGACTCGCCGCATGGCTGAGTGAACGTCAGTTGCCCAGTGGTGGCCTCAATGGCCGTCCCGAGAAACTGGTCGACGTTTGCTACAGCTGGTGGGTTCTCACCGGCCTTGCATTGATCGGACGACTACACTGGATCGACAAGGAGAAGCTCACCACTTTCATCCTGCAATGTCAGGACCCTGATCATGGTGGGATTGCAGACCGGCCGGGAGACATGGTCGATGTCTTTCATACATGCTTTGGCACCGCTGGTTTGAGCTTGTTGGGTTATCCCGGGTTGCTTGAGGTGGATCCAGCTTA CTGCATGCCGAAACATATTACCGACAAAGTGCTTGGCAGGTGA
- a CDS encoding uncharacterized protein (No reliable hits with protein databases, neither with hypothetical (not significant). Probable M graminicola specific protein (novel gene). unknown function.), with the protein MLGIKVVLALSPLLTGVLAGTCALPDDASYNSGDLKKNYAIAWPATAEGQPYESRVCRKAKWHPLEKVYDHWICAYKPDLYNHDKCSGDYNTFYDFVDQPQIPNPEYYYQESCHDDTTTDPPQSNGVWVCG; encoded by the exons ATGCTCGGCATCAAAGTCGTGCTGGCCCTCTCACCGCTCCTTACCGGTGTTCTTGCGGGCACCTGTGCTTTGCCGGACGACGCAAGCTACAACAGCGGCGATCTTAAGAAAAACTACGCCATCGCCTGGCCGGCAACAGCGGAGGGTCAACCCTATGAATCTCGGGTCTGCAGGAAAGCCAAGTGGCACCCGCTTGAGAA GGTTTACGACCACTGGATTTGC GCCTACAAACCTGATCTCTACAACCACGATAAGTGCTCAGGCGATTACAACACGTTCTACGATTTTGTCGACCAACCTCAAATCCCCAATCCGGAATACTATTATCAAGAAAGTTGCCACGACGACACCACTACCGACCCCCCACAAAGCAACGGCGTATGGGTCTGTGGTTAG